A section of the Lynx canadensis isolate LIC74 chromosome A1, mLynCan4.pri.v2, whole genome shotgun sequence genome encodes:
- the GJA3 gene encoding LOW QUALITY PROTEIN: gap junction alpha-3 protein (The sequence of the model RefSeq protein was modified relative to this genomic sequence to represent the inferred CDS: inserted 2 bases in 2 codons; deleted 2 bases in 1 codon), with amino-acid sequence MGDWSFXGRLLENAQEHSTVIGKVWLTVLFIFRILVLGAAAEEVWGDEQSDFTCNTQQPGCENVCYDKAFPXSHIRFWVLQIIFVSTPTLIYLGHVLHLVRMEAKKKEREEELLKADGPHPGPAARCGPGGHGQKDRPPVRDDRGRVRIAGALLRTYVFNIIFKTLFEVGFIAGQYFLYGFELKPLYRCDRWPCPNTVDCFISRPTEKTIFIIFMLAVACVSLLLNMLEIYHLGWKKLKQGMTNHYRSDSPNPGWGPQSLAARARCRSPPSALPTVTIGFPPYYTRSASSLGPATAAGYPGAPPPATDLGTAAPSEAREEARPARFHNGNHRLLAAEQNWANQEAEQQAARRKASPPVSAAASLSPAGSTGRLAQDAGAGGSAPALADGTGSSLGDDGKSAGTPDLDGEQAASPEGEVLAPPLPPADPGRSSKASKCSGGRARPNDLAI; translated from the exons ATGGGCGACTGGAGCT CTGGGAGACTATTAGAGAACGCGCAGGAGCACTCCACGGTCATTGGCAAGGTTTGGCTGACGGTCCTGTTCATCTTCAGGATCCTGGTGCTGGGCGCCGCGGCGGAGGAGGTCTGGGGGGACGAGCAGTCGGACTTCACGTGTAACACGCAGCAGCCCGGCTGCGAGAACGTCTGCTACGACAAGGCCTTCC TCTCCCACATCCGCTTCTGGGTGCTGCAGATCATCTTCGTGTCCACGCCCACGCTCATCTACCTGGGCCACGTGCTGCACCTCGTGCGCATGGAAGCGAAGAAGAAGGAGCGCGAGGAGGAGCTGCTGAAGGCCGACGGCCCGCACCCCGGGCCGGCCGCGCGCTGCGGGCCCGGCGGCCACGGCCAGAAGGACCGGCCGCCGGTGCGCGATGACCGGGGCCGGGTCCGCATCGCCGGCGCCCTGCTGCGGACCTATGTCTTCAACATCATCTTTAAGACGCTCTTTGAAGTGGGCTTCATCGCCGGCCAGTACTTTCTGTACGGCTTCGAGCTGAAGCCCCTCTACCGCTGTGACCGGTGGCCCTGCCCCAACACGGTGGACTGCTTTATCTCCAGGCCCACGGAGAAGACCATATTCATCATCTTCATGCTGGCAGTGGCCTGCGTGTCGCTGCTGCTCAACATGCTGGAGATCTACCACCTGGGCTGGAAGAAGCTCAAACAGGGGATGACCAACCACTACCGCTCAGACTCCCCGAATCCAGGCTGGGGGCCGCAAAGCCTGGCGGCGCGAGCCCGCTGCcgctcccctccctccgcccTGCCCACGGTCACCATCGGATTCCCGCCGTACTACACCCGCTCCGCCTCTTCCCTGGGACCGGCCACCGCCGCGGGCTACCCCGGGGCCCCTCCGCCGGCGACCGACCTCGGCACGGCCGCCCCGTCTGAGGCGCGCGAGGAGGCCCGCCCTGCCAGGTTCCACAACGGCAACCACCGCCTGCTGGCGGCAGAGCAGAACTGGGCCAACCAGGAGGCCGAGCAGCAGGCGGCCCGGAGAAAGGCCTCGCCGCCCGTGTCCGCTGCTGCCTCCCTGAGCCCTGCGGGCAGCACCGGGCGGCTGGCTCAGGACGCAGGCGCGGGCGGCAGCGCCCCGGCC TTGGCGGACGGGACCGGCAGCAGCCTGGGCGACGACGGCAAGTCGGCGGGGACCCCCGACCTGGACGGGGAGCAGGCGGCGAGCCCCGAGGGGGAGGTGCTCGCGCCTCCTCTGCCCCCCGCAGACCCCGGGCGGTCGAGCAAGGCCAGCAAGTGCAGCGGCGGCCGGGCCAGACCGAATGACTTGGCCATCTAG
- the LOC116738357 gene encoding basic proline-rich protein-like gives MPVSSLQSVVRSSGTRPPAAPQPRAVRPRTRLERPPRPRRPAGPRPRSLACSPEAENAAGKPPPAGRPPAARRRSADFSGRAGTPTIPEVSRAPVSDPSLPQLPGHPPGIRRGRGRTRAAGLALRPLRPARPGSRGGRGRRRPARPSAPALPRAYPLCRGGDPVRSLSSRAPGRSEKENLLLHVRCNFTRAPAPAPGLPAPAASPRPHAPRARRPHAAAPAAAPRPPPPPPRPGGRAGAVPGRREAGGPRPAARPRPARSPRTRAPPALPVPPPASSRAPHRLSCAVGLHLPPHHAWRHTAPVPLVPPQCPHSHRTCPRHPAPGPHSHPHLPPSPRTGPAFPPPPVTPHRARIPPAPVTLHRACIPTAPAPVTPHRPAFVPAPSPPHRARIPTRTLTLHRARIPTPPAPVTPHRPRIPTRTRHPHRPRIPTRTRHPAPPRIPPALAPVTPHRARIPTRTCIRHPHRPRIPTALAPVTPHRARIPTRTRHPAPGPHSHRTCPRHPAPAPHSHPHPSPRPGPHSTHLPPSPRTGPLFPPSPVTLHRARIPTRTCPRHPTPAPHSHPHASPRTGPAFHPPPSPCTGPAFPPPCPVTPHRPAFPPTRVTPHRPRTHPPPLTLHRPRIPTAPASRAPTHGSALPLGMWAPGLFPAAGLPRASGLFSTESSRRSRGGSGIKGLPGFRLGRPRGTPRAHVRLPSRGRPRLWGRS, from the exons ATGCCCGTGAGCTCACTGCAGAGCGTGGTGCGCTCTAG CGGCACCCGGCCGCCAGCCGCACCCCAGCCCCGCGCCGTGCGTCCGCGGACGCGGCTCGAGCGCCCGCCGCGGCCTCGGCGCCCCGCAGGTCCGAGGCCCCGGAGCCTCGCCTGCTCGCCCGAGGCGGAAAACGCCGCCGGGAAGCCCCCGCCGGCCGGCCGGCCTCCGGCCGCGCGCCGGCGCTCCGCAGACTTCTCGGGGCGCGCGGGGACGCCGACTATTCCCGAAGTTTCCCGAGCCCCCGTCTCCGACCCGTCACTGCCACAGCTCCCCGGACATCCCCCCGGGATCCGGAGAGGCCGGGGGCGCACGCGAGCGGCGGGGCTCGCGCTCCGGCCGCTCCGCCCCGCCCGCCCGGGCAGTCGGGGCGGTCGGGGGCGCCGGCGTCCCGCCCGTCCTTCCGCCCCGGCGCTGCCCCGCGCTTACCCCCTGTGCCGCGGCGGCGACCCGGTGCGCTCCCTCTCGAGCAGGGCTCCCGGCCGCTCTGAAAAGGAGAATCTTCTCTTACACGTGCGGTGCAACTTCACGCGTGCGCCCGCGCCAGCGCCCGGCCTCCCCGCCCCGGCGGCATCCCCGCGGCCCCACGCGCCCCGCGCTCGGCGCCCCCACGCCGCAGCCCCGGCCGCCGCGCCACGCCCCCCGCCGCCTCCACCCCGGCCCGGGGGCCGCGCGGGGGCGGTGCCGGGCAGGCGCGAAGCGGGGGGCCCCCGCCCCGCGgcccgcccgcgccccgcgcgCTCGCCCCGCACCCGCGCCCCGCCCGCGCTCCCCGTCCCGCCCCCCGCGAGCAGCCGCGCCCCGCACCGCCTCTCGTGCGCCGTCGGTCTGCACTTGCCCCCGCACCACGCGTGGCGCCACACCGCGCCTGTACCCCTCGTTCCGCCACAGTGTCCGCATTCCCACCGCACCTGCCCCCGTCACCCCGCACCGGGCCCGCATTCCCACCCGCACCTGCCCCCGTCACCCCGCACCGGCCccgcattcccccccccccccgtcacccCGCACCGGGCCCGCATTCCCCCCGCACCCGTCACCCTGCACCGGGCCTGCATTCCCACCGCACCTGCCCCCGTCACCCCGCACCGCCCCGCATTCGTACCCGCACCCTCACCCCCGCACCGGGCCCGCATTCCCACCCGCACCCTCACCCTGCACCGGGCCCGCAttcccaccccacctgcccccgTCACCCCGCACCGGCCCCGCATTCCCACCCGCACGCGTCACCCCCACCGGCCCCGCATTCCCACCCGCACCCGTCACCCCGCACCGCCCCGCATTCCCCCCGCACTTGCCCCCGTCACCCCGCACCGGGCCCGCATTCCCACCCGCACCTGCATCCGTCACCCCCACCGGCCCCGCATTCCCACCGCACTTGCCCCCGTCACCCCGCACCGGGCCCGCATTCCCACCCGCACCCGTCACCCCGCACCGGGCCCGCATTCCCACCGCACCTGCCCCCGTCACCCCGCACCGGCCCCGCATTCCCACCCTCACCCGTCACCCCGCCCGGGCCCGCATTCCACCCACCTGCCCCCGTCACCCCGCACTGGCCCCTTATTCCCCCCCTCACCCGTCACCCTGCACCGGGCCCGCATTCCCACCCGCACCTGCCCCCGTCACCCCACACCGGCCCCGCATTCCCACCCGCACGCGTCACCCCGCACCGGCCCCGCATTCCACCCGCCCCCGTCACCCTGCACCGGCCCCGCattcccacccccctgccccgtcACCCCGCACCGGCCCGCATTCCCACCCACACGCGTCACCCCGCACCGGCCCCGCACCCACCCGCCCCCCCTCACCCTGCACCGGCCCCGCATTCCCACCGCACCTGCATCCCGCGCCCCTACCCACGGGAGCGCCCTCCCACTCGGGATGTGGGCCCCGGGGCTTTTTCCCGCCGCCGGGCTCCCGCGGGCCTCGGGTCTGTTCTCCACTGAAAGTTCTCGGCGCTCAAGGGGCGGAAGCGGGATCAAAGGGCTCCCGGGTTTCCGCCTTGGCCGCCCCCGGGGCACCCCTCGCGCGCACGTGCGCCTGCCCTCGCGGGGCCGACCCCGGCTCTGGGGGCGCTCCTGA